Proteins from one Niallia circulans genomic window:
- a CDS encoding TetR/AcrR family transcriptional regulator: protein MFCIQAKKEEVKNQIEAAALTVFFEKGFIKAKMSDIAEEINISVGNIYTYFKNKNELFYTVVPPSLVDYLQKILVESIHIVNQKFFDGTNDKEAAIYQEQIHLLTEYHRQIVIIFEKSHGTVYSNAKNELIELMIETKKPYMKNTYKKHDITKDENTILLTILANSFVDMILDLLKREMSAESRKRIFEMLSIYRLHGINSLNE from the coding sequence GTGTTCTGTATCCAAGCAAAAAAGGAAGAAGTAAAAAACCAAATAGAAGCTGCCGCATTAACAGTATTTTTTGAAAAAGGTTTTATAAAGGCTAAAATGAGTGATATTGCAGAAGAGATTAACATTTCAGTCGGCAATATTTATACGTATTTTAAAAACAAAAATGAGTTATTTTACACAGTAGTTCCACCTTCTTTAGTTGATTATTTGCAAAAGATATTAGTGGAAAGCATACATATCGTGAATCAGAAGTTTTTTGACGGTACGAATGACAAAGAAGCCGCGATTTATCAAGAACAAATCCATTTATTAACGGAGTATCATAGGCAAATTGTTATTATTTTTGAAAAAAGTCACGGTACTGTTTACAGCAATGCAAAGAATGAGCTGATAGAGTTAATGATCGAAACAAAAAAGCCGTACATGAAGAACACCTACAAAAAACACGATATTACCAAGGACGAGAATACAATTTTATTAACGATTCTTGCTAATAGTTTCGTCGATATGATATTGGATTTATTGAAACGAGAAATGAGCGCAGAAAGCAGAAAACGAATTTTTGAGATGCTAAGCATTTACCGACTGCACGGAATTAATAGCTTAAATGAATAG
- a CDS encoding MBL fold metallo-hydrolase, translating into MKITKIGNVYQLAFMPRFFPVNCYFVEEKDGLTLIDCALPYSSKHILAAAEKLNKPITRIVLTHAHDDHIGSLDALKEALPHAPVYISRRDSRLLRGDKGLESGEPDTPIRGGVPKKIMTQPDILLEDGDEIGDLLTISTPGHTPGSLSFFDKNTRAIITGDALQTRGGVAVAGQLNPLFPFPAFATWNKELALSSAKLLLELSPQVLAVGHGKMITEPTDLMKKAIERSQK; encoded by the coding sequence CCAGGTTTTTTCCTGTTAATTGTTATTTTGTTGAAGAAAAGGACGGCTTGACCTTGATTGATTGTGCACTACCTTACAGCAGCAAACATATCCTTGCTGCGGCTGAGAAATTGAATAAACCGATTACTCGGATTGTATTGACACATGCTCATGATGATCATATTGGATCATTGGATGCTCTTAAGGAAGCACTGCCACATGCGCCTGTCTATATTTCGAGAAGAGATTCACGCCTTTTAAGAGGTGATAAAGGACTTGAGTCAGGTGAGCCTGACACACCTATTCGCGGAGGAGTACCGAAAAAGATAATGACGCAGCCAGATATATTGTTAGAGGACGGTGATGAAATAGGCGACTTACTGACAATCTCAACTCCTGGACACACTCCAGGTTCCCTATCCTTTTTTGATAAAAACACAAGAGCGATCATAACAGGTGATGCCTTACAAACAAGAGGTGGAGTCGCTGTTGCCGGTCAACTTAATCCACTGTTCCCATTTCCAGCGTTTGCGACCTGGAATAAGGAGCTTGCTTTAAGCAGTGCAAAATTATTGCTTGAATTATCTCCTCAAGTTCTCGCTGTCGGCCATGGTAAGATGATAACAGAGCCAACTGACCTAATGAAAAAGGCAATAGAACGCAGTCAAAAATAA
- a CDS encoding metal-dependent hydrolase family protein, whose product MKTGYALKNCQVIYGDMEKTPDTNRTILINEQGLIQHIGKSNDLSIPSEYETVDMSGKYVMPGLINAHVHLFADGKPFSLSVSEGMLDFAYHHILDTKFGRNILKKRMKKNAITALHAGVTTMRSVGEFFYQDVRLRKEIKANEFVGPNLLVSGYFLSVTGGHGAPYLALVGDSPWEARRNVRINVKNGVDLIKICVTGGVTDAKMVGEAGRLQMTEEEVAAICEEAHKLGMLVAAHVESTEGVRIALRGGVDTIEHGAEMDEEIITLYKNNPKALKGYTALIPTLQAGYPSAKLDRSLTKVSETVKENSRLVYDSMLKGVQQAVKYNIKMGIGTDAAMPFVTHYDMWRELDHLMRQTNLNTIQLIDKVTKTNAEILGIDDLTGTIELGKQADLIVLDQNPLDNITALADVSMVMVKGNLIKAPSVNRMKEVDELLDLVWKLED is encoded by the coding sequence ATGAAGACAGGTTATGCATTAAAGAATTGCCAGGTGATATATGGGGATATGGAAAAAACACCTGATACCAATAGGACGATTTTAATTAACGAACAAGGACTGATTCAACATATCGGAAAATCAAACGATCTTTCTATCCCAAGTGAATATGAAACAGTTGATATGTCAGGGAAATATGTAATGCCCGGTCTCATCAATGCCCATGTCCATCTGTTTGCAGACGGTAAACCATTTTCACTGTCTGTTAGTGAAGGCATGCTGGATTTTGCGTATCACCATATATTGGATACGAAATTTGGCAGAAATATATTAAAAAAACGAATGAAAAAAAACGCCATAACCGCACTTCACGCTGGTGTAACTACTATGCGCAGTGTTGGTGAATTTTTCTATCAGGATGTCCGATTAAGGAAGGAAATAAAGGCAAACGAGTTTGTTGGACCCAATTTGCTAGTATCCGGATATTTTCTGAGTGTCACAGGCGGACACGGAGCACCATATTTGGCATTGGTCGGTGATTCTCCTTGGGAAGCGAGAAGAAATGTCAGAATAAATGTCAAAAACGGAGTAGATTTAATCAAAATCTGTGTAACAGGCGGAGTTACTGATGCAAAAATGGTTGGTGAAGCTGGTCGCCTGCAAATGACAGAGGAAGAGGTTGCTGCCATTTGTGAGGAAGCACATAAACTCGGCATGCTTGTTGCAGCACATGTTGAAAGCACAGAGGGAGTAAGGATTGCGCTTCGAGGTGGAGTCGATACAATTGAACATGGTGCAGAGATGGATGAAGAAATTATCACCTTATATAAAAACAATCCTAAGGCATTAAAAGGCTACACGGCATTAATACCTACCCTGCAGGCAGGTTATCCTAGTGCGAAATTAGACAGAAGTCTTACAAAGGTGAGCGAAACAGTAAAGGAAAACTCGCGTCTAGTGTATGATTCTATGCTAAAAGGGGTACAGCAGGCGGTAAAATATAATATTAAAATGGGAATCGGCACAGATGCAGCCATGCCATTTGTGACCCACTATGATATGTGGCGTGAACTAGACCATCTAATGAGACAAACAAATCTGAACACAATCCAGTTGATTGACAAAGTTACAAAAACAAATGCAGAAATATTAGGAATCGATGACCTGACAGGAACAATAGAGCTTGGAAAACAAGCAGATTTAATCGTGCTCGACCAAAACCCATTAGACAATATCACAGCATTGGCCGATGTTTCCATGGTTATGGTTAAAGGCAATCTTATTAAAGCGCCGAGTGTTAACAGAATGAAGGAAGTGGATGAACTGCTTGATTTAGTTTGGAAATTGGAAGATTAA
- a CDS encoding TetR/AcrR family transcriptional regulator — translation MSPRPGLDLQLILETATKLADTHGLEAVTLATLAKTLHVKSPSLYNHVKGLQVLRVEMAKYGYKQLNDQLAEAAIGRTQDAAVHHLGKTYVSFVRRHPGLYEAMLRTPRAADEELAAIQSRSIQIVLQVMNEYKLGEEETLHAVRGLRSILHGFASLEQNGEFGLPLKLDVSLEMTLNAYLAGIKVNELS, via the coding sequence ATGTCGCCAAGACCCGGACTCGATTTACAACTGATTTTAGAAACCGCCACAAAACTCGCCGATACACACGGGCTTGAAGCAGTTACGTTAGCTACATTAGCTAAAACGCTGCACGTTAAATCTCCGTCCCTTTATAATCATGTTAAAGGATTACAAGTTCTAAGAGTCGAAATGGCAAAATACGGCTATAAGCAGCTGAATGACCAGTTGGCTGAAGCTGCCATTGGCCGCACTCAAGATGCCGCTGTTCATCATCTCGGTAAAACGTATGTTAGCTTTGTCAGAAGGCACCCTGGACTATATGAAGCAATGCTTCGTACACCTCGTGCCGCTGACGAGGAGCTTGCAGCAATTCAAAGCAGAAGTATTCAGATCGTACTTCAGGTGATGAACGAATACAAGCTTGGCGAGGAAGAAACCCTGCATGCTGTTAGGGGATTAAGAAGTATTCTGCATGGTTTCGCTTCCCTCGAACAGAACGGGGAATTTGGTTTGCCATTAAAGCTTGACGTAAGCTTAGAGATGACCTTAAATGCTTATCTTGCTGGTATTAAAGTAAATGAATTGTCATAG